One window of Oryza brachyantha chromosome 12, ObraRS2, whole genome shotgun sequence genomic DNA carries:
- the LOC102721693 gene encoding protein transport protein Sec61 subunit alpha-like → MKFWRRIVALVPEVQYPDRPIPFRQKVIYTAIALFIFLVASQLPLYRIDHQPRTIDRDPVYWLHLILASNHNTLLTNGIISILLPEVAMKISVETKSIVLDASAPETSVLLNGSQKLLGIYVTIVGAVVNFYVQNQHFNVNTALIMLQVLCSDIIVIYLDDVLKKGYGLLSGISLFTATNICGNILWKAFSPMSIIYPEGDEFEGAVVAWVHLLITRTDKLSAMSEAFCRQNLPNAISFLSTCLFVPLAIFFHGFYIVLPVRTRHNFQAYCHIKLSHFLYGPILLHRALLILPYAVSKVLYMKYSGNILVNLLGKWDGSNHFGQSIPVGGIMCYLTTPPTLADLNRGSFHAFVYIAFVLISCVILSMGLMICASSKGVSNEFIVLNGVRSLRVAQSDSIRVNEIWSHVMKAACIGGFSAGVLIIFADLIGVFCSGTAIMLAVSAIYPYVDGRASEVGSFGF, encoded by the exons ATGAAATTCTGGAGAAGAATAGTAGCGCTAGTCCCGGAAGTGCAGTATCCTGACCGGCCAATCCCTTTCCGTCAAAAAGTGATATACACGGCCATTGCACTTTTCATCTTTTTGGTTGCCAGCCAACTTCCATTGTATAGGATAGACCACCAACCTCGAACCATTGACCGTGATCCAGTATATTGGCTTCATCTGATTTTGGCGTCAAACCACAATACTCTCTTGACGAATGGGATCATCTCCATTCTATTACCTGAAGTTGCAATGAAGATCTCAGTGGAAACAAAGTCCATAGTTCTCGATGCCAGTGCACCTGAGACTAGTGTACTTCT GAATGGATCGCAAAAGTTGTTGGGAATATATGTTACCATTGTGGGAGctgttgttaatttttatgtgCAAAATCAACATTTTAATGTCAATACAGCTCTAATAATGCTTCAGGTGCTTTGCTCTGATATTATTGTCATTTATCTTGATGACGTCCTAAAAAAGGGATATGGATTGTTATCTGGTATATCCTTGTTCACTGCCACCAACATTTG TGGAAATATCCTGTGGAAAGCCTTTAGCCCCATGTCCATCATATATCCTGAAGGCGATGAATTTGAGGGAGCTGTTGTTGCCTGGGTTCATCTTCTGATTACTAGAACTGATAAATTGTCTGCAATGTCCGAAGCCTTTTGTCGTCAAAACCTTCCGAATGCTATCAGCTTTCTATCTACTTGCTTATTTGTTCCACTTGCCATATTCTTCCATGGCTTCTATATCGTATTGCCTGTCAGGACCCGACATAATTTTCAAGCTTATTGTCATATCAAGCTCTCACATTTCTTGTATGGGCCTATCCTCTTGCACCGAGCACTGCTTATACTTCCTTATGCTGTCTCAAAG GTGCTGTACATGAAATACAGTGGAAATATACTAGTGAACTTGCTGGGCAAGTGGGATGGATCTAACCATTTTGGACAATCTATCCCTGTTGGAGGGATTATGTGCTACCTAACAACACCCCCTAC CTTAGCTGATTTGAACAGAGGCTCATTCCATGCATTTGTATACATTGCCTTCGTGCTTATTTCGTGTGTGATTCTCTCAATGGGGCTTATGATCTGTGCATCTTCAAAAGGAGTTTCCAATGAGTTTATTGTGTTAAAT GGGGTACGAAGCCTGAGGGTTGCCCAGTCCGACTCAATACGTGTGAACGAAATTTGGAGCCATGTCATGAAAGCAGCTTGTATTGGTGGTTTTAGTGCTGGTGTACTCATAATTTTCGCAGATCTCATTGGAGTTTTTTGTTCTGGGACTGCAATTATGCTCGCTGTTTCTGCCATATATCCTTATGTTGATGGCAGAGCTAGTGAGGTCGGCTCCTTTGGCTTCTAA